GCACGGCACGAGCCGCTTCCCGCGATCGTCGCCGCGTATCGAGAAGTGTTCGGCGGTCTTCCGGAGGGGTGGCCGCACCCGGACATGTGAGCGGACGTCCGGATTACCCGCATCCGGCTCTCCGACTGGCTCTCGGCCGCTGGCCCACTTTGCCAGCGCTGGCGCCGCGCGTGGGGCCTCGCGCGCAATGGCAGTTTGGCGGGGCACACGGCGCTTGGCGTAGGGCAGGGCATGCCCGCTGCTGCCGCCCGCCTGTCAGCAACTTTCTTGAAACGTGCGTTCGATAGTATACTGCGGGGAGGGAACTGCCTGCTTGGAGCGGTCTCCATGCTGCCCACCTTGACTCTGCTGATCGGAGGCGACCGGCCATCCGGTGGGCCGCGCCGCAGGCCGCGGGGCCTCCCGTGAATTTGGAGGGTCGTGCCGCCGTCGTCACGGGCGGCGGGCGCGGCATCGGCGAGGCGGTGGCGCGGGCGCTGGCCGAGGCGGGCGCGGCGGTGGCTCTGGCCGCGCGCACGCGCGATCAGATCGAGGCGGCGGCCGGCAGCCTGCGCGCCGAGGGGCGCCGCGCGATCGCCGTCCGCTGCGACGTCACGGATGCCGCCTCCGTGGCCGCGCTGGCGCGCGCTGCCCTGAACGAGCTGGGCGCGATCGACATCCTGGTGAACAACGCTGGCGCGGCCAGCTCCTCGCCGCTCGCGCGGGAGTCGCTGGAGGAGTGGAACCGGCTGCTTTCGGTCAATGCCACCGGCCCATTTCTGTGCACCCAGGCGTTCCTGCCGGGAATGCTCGAGCGGGGGTGGGGCCGGGTCGTGAATATGGCGTCGACGGCAGGACTCGAGGGCGCCCGATACGTTGCCGCTTATTCCGCTTCCAAGCACGCACTGGTTGGCTTCACGCGTTCGGTGGCCGCGGAAGTGGCCGGCACCGGCGTGACCGTGAACGCCGTTTGCCCCGGCTATGTGGACACGGAAATGACACGCCAGACCCTGGAACGCATCGAGAAGCGGACCGGCAGGTCGCGCGAGGAGGTGCTGCCGGTCCTGCTGGCCAGCACCCGCCAGGCGCGGCTGACGCGGCCCGAGGAGGTGGCGCAGGTAGTGGTCACGCTCTGTGGGGAGAGCGCCGCCCACCTCAATGGCC
The nucleotide sequence above comes from Gemmatimonadota bacterium. Encoded proteins:
- a CDS encoding SDR family oxidoreductase, translating into MNLEGRAAVVTGGGRGIGEAVARALAEAGAAVALAARTRDQIEAAAGSLRAEGRRAIAVRCDVTDAASVAALARAALNELGAIDILVNNAGAASSSPLARESLEEWNRLLSVNATGPFLCTQAFLPGMLERGWGRVVNMASTAGLEGARYVAAYSASKHALVGFTRSVAAEVAGTGVTVNAVCPGYVDTEMTRQTLERIEKRTGRSREEVLPVLLASTRQARLTRPEEVAQVVVTLCGESAAHLNGQCVLPPGQAVET